The Halanaerobium praevalens DSM 2228 genome contains a region encoding:
- a CDS encoding lysophospholipid acyltransferase family protein: MKDKISIFLYNILRFVLQKLPDKAGLYLGRLVGYLAYLLSPARREHSRLNLKKALAVNEKESKRLIKKVYQNLGYNLTEFLIEDSLTKEDIEKMVEFEGLEYLDQALKKGKGVILYTAHFGNWELLGAVLALKGYQINSIAKKQKNYLFDQKINKIRNKIGIGVIPKGLAVRQAFKKLKAKEIVAILGDQDARSKGWKLNFFDRDASTYAGAVQFAQRTGAVIVPAFLERENFLDHKLKIYPPQKISQNTSEAELKKRLQSLLNLTEKEIRENPADWLWLHKRWKTYN, encoded by the coding sequence ATGAAAGATAAAATAAGTATTTTTTTATACAATATTTTGAGATTTGTTCTTCAAAAATTGCCAGATAAAGCTGGTCTTTATTTGGGACGTTTAGTGGGTTATTTAGCTTATTTACTTAGTCCAGCTAGAAGAGAACATTCTCGGCTAAATTTAAAAAAGGCTTTAGCAGTTAATGAAAAAGAATCAAAAAGGTTAATTAAAAAAGTATATCAGAATTTAGGTTATAATTTAACTGAGTTTTTAATCGAAGATAGTTTAACTAAAGAAGATATAGAAAAAATGGTCGAATTTGAAGGCTTAGAATATTTAGATCAAGCATTAAAAAAAGGCAAAGGAGTTATTTTGTATACTGCTCATTTTGGTAATTGGGAGTTGTTGGGAGCAGTTTTAGCTTTGAAAGGATATCAGATTAATTCAATTGCTAAAAAACAGAAAAATTATTTATTTGATCAAAAAATAAATAAAATTAGAAATAAAATTGGAATTGGTGTTATTCCAAAAGGTTTAGCGGTAAGACAGGCTTTTAAAAAATTAAAAGCTAAAGAAATAGTAGCTATTTTGGGTGATCAAGATGCTCGCAGTAAAGGTTGGAAACTCAATTTTTTTGATAGAGATGCTTCTACATATGCTGGAGCTGTTCAATTTGCCCAAAGAACTGGTGCTGTAATTGTACCAGCTTTTTTGGAAAGGGAAAATTTTTTAGACCATAAACTTAAAATTTATCCACCACAAAAAATTAGTCAAAATACTTCTGAGGCTGAACTTAAAAAAAGATTACAAAGTTTGCTGAATTTAACAGAAAAAGAAATTAGAGAAAATCCAGCTGACTGGCTCTGGTTACATAAACGCTGGAAAACTTATAATTAG
- a CDS encoding glycosyltransferase family 9 protein, which yields MQDRDVKKILITRLSAIGDVIHALPVASALRKEYPEAQIDWLVEAKALPLVKLNPYLDNVILLPRKKWRQMLNEDVVQTVKSFFGFFKKMKKNNYDINLDLHGLFKSALSSYLIKPKLRLGPADGRELSKFVYQAKIDIPAKKMHQVERNLYLASALGAATESLDYGLKITPVIKSRVSRLFARENIDLNKKVVIINPFTTWESKNWFLDRYFSLANKLIQAGYYIIFTGASSDKEAIASFESSFTDSYSNLAGETDLEELTELYKRADLYIGGDTGPTHLAAAVDLDVISLMGPTSPTTHGPYGKGHTVIQDNSLECIRCWDRHCSRKMQCMKSISVEQVLRIANKKLNG from the coding sequence ATGCAAGATAGAGATGTTAAAAAGATTTTAATTACAAGGTTAAGTGCTATTGGTGATGTAATACATGCTTTACCAGTTGCTTCTGCTTTAAGAAAAGAATATCCTGAAGCTCAAATCGATTGGTTAGTTGAAGCTAAAGCTTTACCTTTAGTTAAGTTAAATCCTTATTTAGACAATGTTATTTTGCTACCACGTAAAAAATGGCGCCAAATGTTAAATGAAGATGTGGTACAAACAGTAAAATCTTTTTTTGGCTTTTTTAAAAAAATGAAAAAAAATAATTATGATATAAATTTAGATTTACACGGCTTATTTAAAAGTGCTTTAAGTTCTTATTTGATTAAGCCAAAACTGCGTTTAGGGCCAGCTGATGGGAGAGAATTAAGTAAATTTGTCTATCAAGCTAAAATTGATATTCCAGCTAAAAAAATGCATCAAGTTGAAAGAAACCTTTATTTAGCTTCAGCTTTAGGAGCTGCAACTGAATCGCTTGATTATGGTCTAAAAATAACACCTGTCATTAAAAGTCGAGTTAGCCGTTTATTTGCTAGAGAAAATATTGATTTAAATAAAAAAGTAGTTATTATCAATCCTTTTACTACTTGGGAATCTAAAAATTGGTTTTTAGACCGTTATTTTAGTTTAGCAAATAAGCTTATTCAAGCTGGTTATTATATAATTTTTACAGGGGCTAGTTCTGATAAAGAAGCAATTGCTAGTTTTGAATCTTCTTTTACTGATTCTTATAGTAATTTAGCTGGCGAAACTGATTTAGAAGAGTTAACAGAGCTTTATAAAAGAGCAGATCTTTATATTGGTGGAGATACTGGACCTACTCATTTGGCAGCTGCTGTGGATTTAGATGTTATTTCACTGATGGGTCCAACTTCACCAACAACTCATGGCCCTTATGGTAAAGGTCATACTGTTATTCAAGATAATAGCTTAGAATGTATTCGCTGTTGGGACCGACACTGCAGCCGCAAAATGCAGTGTATGAAGTCAATTAGTGTAGAGCAAGTCTTAAGGATTGCTAACAAGAAATTAAATGGTTAA
- a CDS encoding KpsF/GutQ family sugar-phosphate isomerase produces MTKISKTKREEKLKVGLEDAKNTLQIEADAVLKLKAELDGSFKKAMEMIIDAQGRVVFTGVGKTGLVAKKLAATFSSTGTSAFFVHAGEGLHGDLGMIREGDVVIAVSNSGETDEVISLLPSLRRIGVKLIALTGNGSSTLAEHADLVLKADVVSEACPHNLAPTASTTAALALGDALAIALSSYYGFSPEDFALFHPGGSLGRKLLTKVQDVIKIREQNPVVAIDATVRGALFKMTQSQMGSTSIVDQNGDLKGIITDGDIRRLLEKSSDFIEEPVKKYMTIDPISIAPDKLAAEALQIMEAKEINDLPVVENEKPVAMLNFQDLLRAKVF; encoded by the coding sequence ATGACAAAAATAAGCAAAACTAAGCGTGAAGAAAAATTAAAAGTAGGTTTAGAAGATGCTAAAAACACTTTGCAAATAGAAGCAGATGCGGTTTTAAAATTAAAAGCTGAGCTTGATGGCAGTTTTAAAAAAGCAATGGAAATGATTATTGATGCTCAAGGACGAGTTGTTTTTACTGGAGTTGGTAAAACAGGTTTAGTAGCTAAAAAATTAGCAGCAACTTTTTCTAGCACAGGCACTTCTGCATTTTTTGTTCATGCAGGAGAAGGCTTACATGGTGATTTAGGAATGATTAGAGAAGGGGATGTAGTAATTGCTGTTTCTAATAGTGGAGAAACAGATGAGGTTATTTCGCTTTTACCTTCTTTAAGAAGAATTGGGGTTAAATTAATTGCCCTAACTGGAAATGGAAGTTCTACTTTGGCTGAACATGCAGATCTAGTTTTAAAAGCAGATGTTGTTTCAGAGGCTTGTCCTCATAATTTAGCTCCCACTGCTAGTACTACAGCTGCTTTAGCATTAGGAGATGCTTTAGCAATTGCTCTTTCTTCCTATTATGGTTTTAGTCCAGAAGATTTTGCCCTTTTTCATCCAGGTGGTTCTTTAGGACGTAAACTATTAACTAAAGTCCAAGATGTAATTAAGATTAGAGAACAAAACCCAGTAGTTGCTATTGATGCAACTGTACGGGGTGCCTTGTTTAAGATGACCCAAAGCCAGATGGGCTCTACTTCTATTGTTGATCAAAATGGTGATCTCAAAGGAATTATTACTGATGGAGATATTCGACGTTTATTAGAAAAGTCTTCTGATTTTATTGAAGAACCTGTTAAAAAATATATGACTATTGATCCAATTTCTATTGCTCCAGACAAATTGGCAGCAGAAGCTCTACAAATTATGGAAGCTAAAGAAATAAATGATCTACCAGTAGTTGAAAATGAAAAACCAGTGGCAATGCTTAATTTCCAAGATTTATTAAGGGCTAAAGTTTTTTAG
- a CDS encoding 3-deoxy-D-manno-octulosonic acid transferase: MYLIYNLLLSILIVLLLPYYYLKSKKSGEKLNLKERFAFYDQNLDLLFPAKKVIWLQAASAGETLAAKKLTSELRKKYPDAKIIFSTMTASGKKLAKEKIEAADLIIYLPFDLNWVVKRAVNFFKPDLFIMIETELWPNLIKALDQQGTKLILASGRISDDSFDQYKYLGSLLADVLKRVDVFSMQQQEAAAKIEKLGAAPDHICINGNLKYDLELKTPSQKEIVAKKELLQLREETKVLIAGSTHQGEEEIILELYQQLKVDFPELKILIAPRYVERREEILELCYKKDISASLYSKLKKEKAKLDQQTDIIIIDTMGELADLYFYADLVFIGGSLIERGGHNIIEPAARAKVVLFGQSMYNFKEQRNFLVDEEVAFEIENIDQFFKKTYQLLANEQYREQLALKAAKLIDQNRGSVKKHLQLIEVLLKQGEDYNAR; this comes from the coding sequence ATGTATTTAATCTATAATCTACTTTTATCAATTTTAATAGTCTTATTACTCCCCTATTATTATTTAAAAAGCAAAAAAAGTGGAGAAAAGCTTAATTTAAAAGAGCGCTTTGCTTTTTATGATCAAAACTTAGATCTTTTATTTCCAGCTAAAAAAGTTATTTGGCTGCAGGCAGCTTCAGCTGGAGAAACTTTAGCAGCCAAAAAATTAACATCTGAACTGAGAAAAAAATATCCAGATGCTAAAATAATATTTTCGACTATGACTGCTAGTGGTAAAAAATTAGCTAAAGAAAAAATAGAAGCTGCTGATTTAATTATTTACCTTCCCTTTGATTTAAATTGGGTTGTTAAAAGAGCAGTTAATTTTTTTAAGCCAGATCTTTTTATCATGATTGAAACGGAATTATGGCCTAATTTGATTAAAGCTTTAGATCAACAAGGAACTAAGCTTATTTTAGCTAGTGGGCGTATTAGTGATGATTCTTTTGACCAATATAAATACTTGGGATCACTTTTAGCTGATGTACTAAAAAGAGTAGATGTTTTTAGTATGCAGCAGCAAGAAGCAGCAGCTAAAATTGAAAAATTAGGCGCAGCACCTGATCATATTTGTATCAATGGTAATTTAAAATATGATCTCGAATTGAAAACTCCAAGTCAAAAAGAGATAGTAGCTAAAAAAGAACTATTACAGTTAAGAGAAGAAACTAAAGTTTTAATAGCAGGCAGTACACATCAGGGAGAAGAAGAAATCATTTTAGAGCTTTACCAACAGCTTAAAGTTGATTTTCCTGAACTTAAAATTTTAATTGCACCTCGCTATGTTGAAAGGCGAGAAGAAATTTTAGAACTGTGTTATAAAAAAGATATTTCAGCTTCATTATATTCAAAACTAAAAAAAGAAAAAGCTAAATTAGATCAACAGACAGACATTATAATTATAGATACTATGGGTGAATTAGCCGATCTATATTTTTATGCAGATTTAGTTTTTATTGGTGGTTCTTTAATTGAGCGGGGCGGTCATAACATCATAGAGCCTGCAGCTCGGGCGAAGGTTGTTTTATTTGGCCAGAGCATGTATAATTTTAAAGAGCAAAGAAATTTTTTAGTTGATGAGGAAGTAGCCTTTGAAATTGAAAATATTGATCAGTTTTTTAAAAAGACTTATCAGCTTTTAGCTAATGAACAGTATCGAGAACAATTAGCACTTAAAGCAGCTAAACTAATAGATCAAAATCGAGGTTCAGTTAAAAAGCATTTACAGCTAATTGAAGTGCTTTTAAAACAGGGAGAAGATTATAATGCAAGATAG